The following coding sequences lie in one Pseudomonas monsensis genomic window:
- a CDS encoding hybrid sensor histidine kinase/response regulator, with the protein MSDNSKTGAMEEMRFRLLIDAVVDYAIYMIDPDGIITSWNSGAKRFKGYEEAEILGEHFSRFYTTDDRAAGLPQRALDTAVREGRYEGEGWRVRKDGTNFWCHVVIDPIIAPDGRLLGFAKITRDLTDRKMAEETLKRSEQQFRLLVQGVTDYAIYMLSPEGRVSNWNQGAQRIKGYTPEEIIGEHFSVFYTPEDRELGEPARALDIATREGRFENRSWRVRKDGTRFLAHVVVDAIRGETGTLLGFAKITRDVTQAHEAQLALEKTREALFQAQKMQAIGQLSGGIAHDFNNLLTVILGNLEILQKRIGDEPKISRLLENATQGALRGVSLTQRMLAFARRQELKTEPVDIPQLVQGITGLLRSSLGPGIHIETRFAPNLSPVLADSNQLELAVLNLATNARDAMPDGGTVVISAQPEVVLEQSYSALTPGHYVCLSLIDSGEGMDTETLAQARDPFFTTKGLGKGTGLGLSMVHGFIEQLGGRFVLKSEKGHGTTAELWLPVIGEGVTAKPSRLPVEPIAVPRLSVLVVDDDSLVLTSTSLLLEDLGHRVINATSAARALALFDEGEVIDLMITDMAMPTMSGAQLAHAVRLLKPDLPIILATGYAERLEGFAAQLPRLPKPFTQLNLVEVIALAMK; encoded by the coding sequence ATGAGCGATAACAGCAAGACCGGGGCGATGGAGGAGATGCGATTTCGGCTCCTGATCGATGCGGTGGTCGATTACGCGATCTACATGATCGACCCCGACGGCATCATCACCAGCTGGAACTCCGGCGCGAAACGCTTCAAGGGCTATGAAGAGGCGGAAATTCTCGGCGAGCACTTTTCAAGGTTCTACACCACGGACGATCGCGCTGCCGGATTGCCGCAGCGGGCGCTGGATACGGCGGTCCGCGAAGGACGATATGAAGGTGAAGGCTGGCGGGTGCGCAAGGACGGCACGAATTTCTGGTGCCACGTGGTGATCGACCCGATCATCGCGCCGGATGGCCGCTTGCTCGGTTTCGCCAAGATCACCCGCGACCTGACCGATCGCAAAATGGCCGAGGAAACCCTCAAGCGAAGTGAGCAGCAGTTCCGCCTGCTGGTGCAAGGCGTTACCGACTACGCGATTTATATGCTCAGCCCGGAAGGCCGCGTCAGTAACTGGAATCAGGGTGCACAACGCATCAAGGGCTATACGCCGGAAGAAATCATCGGTGAGCATTTTTCGGTTTTCTACACCCCCGAAGACCGTGAACTCGGCGAGCCGGCGCGGGCCCTGGACATCGCCACCCGCGAAGGCCGCTTTGAGAACAGGAGCTGGCGCGTACGCAAGGATGGCACGCGTTTTCTCGCGCACGTGGTAGTCGATGCGATTCGCGGGGAAACCGGGACGCTGCTGGGGTTTGCCAAGATCACCCGTGACGTGACGCAAGCCCATGAGGCGCAACTGGCCCTGGAAAAGACCCGCGAGGCGTTGTTCCAGGCGCAGAAGATGCAGGCCATCGGTCAGCTCAGCGGCGGCATCGCCCATGACTTCAACAACCTGCTGACGGTGATCCTGGGCAACCTGGAAATTCTGCAGAAACGCATCGGTGACGAACCGAAAATCAGCCGCTTGCTGGAGAACGCCACCCAGGGCGCCTTGCGCGGTGTGTCGCTGACCCAGCGCATGCTGGCGTTCGCACGCCGGCAGGAACTCAAGACCGAACCGGTCGATATTCCGCAACTGGTGCAAGGCATCACCGGGCTGTTACGCAGTTCCCTGGGGCCAGGAATTCACATCGAGACACGCTTTGCGCCGAACCTTTCGCCGGTGCTGGCAGACAGCAACCAACTGGAACTGGCCGTGCTCAACCTGGCGACCAACGCCCGCGACGCCATGCCCGACGGTGGCACAGTGGTGATCAGTGCGCAGCCGGAAGTCGTGCTTGAGCAGAGTTATTCGGCGCTGACGCCGGGGCATTATGTGTGCCTGAGCCTGATCGACAGCGGCGAGGGCATGGACACAGAAACCCTGGCCCAGGCCAGGGATCCGTTTTTCACCACCAAGGGCCTGGGCAAGGGCACCGGCCTGGGCCTGTCGATGGTGCACGGCTTCATCGAGCAACTCGGTGGGCGCTTTGTCCTCAAGAGCGAAAAAGGCCATGGCACGACGGCCGAACTCTGGTTGCCGGTGATCGGCGAGGGCGTGACGGCCAAACCCTCGCGGCTGCCGGTCGAACCGATTGCAGTACCACGGCTCAGCGTACTGGTGGTGGACGACGATTCGCTGGTTTTGACCAGCACCAGCCTGTTACTCGAGGACCTGGGGCACCGGGTGATCAATGCCACGTCCGCCGCCAGGGCGCTGGCGCTGTTCGATGAGGGCGAAGTCATCGACCTGATGATCACCGACATGGCCATGCCGACCATGAGCGGCGCACAACTGGCCCACGCCGTGCGCCTGCTCAAACCCGACCTGCCGATCATCCTCGCCACCGGTTACGCCGAACGGCTCGAAGGCTTCGCCGCGCAACTGCCGCGTCTGCCCAAGCCGTTTACCCAGTTGAATCTGGTGGAAGTGATTGCCCTGGCAATGAAATGA